A section of the Ovis canadensis isolate MfBH-ARS-UI-01 breed Bighorn chromosome 1, ARS-UI_OviCan_v2, whole genome shotgun sequence genome encodes:
- the TMEM275 gene encoding transmembrane protein 275: protein MPPPEKSQEPPARAPAGRAQDRLPGPASPALFCACGLCLLLAGVNVTLVGAFASFVPGHNAPLVVGPALLVLALGFFAACCVCSRRRGRAPRSRSAGAGSPGQGGGGGGRVALEMESSERTAQDTTAVQLSPAASDASSGRSSPGPGPFALDAPAPAAIYAPRADGVRLDLPRERVAP from the coding sequence ATGCCGCCCCCAGAGAAGAGCCAGGAGCCCCCGGCCCGGGCGCCCGCGGGCCGCGCTCAGGACCGGCTGCCCGGCCCGGCGTCCCCGGCGCTGTTCTGCGCCTGCGGCCTGTGCTTGCTGCTGGCGGGCGTGAACGTGACGCTGGTGGGCGCCTTCGCCTCCTTCGTCCCCGGACACAACGCGCCCCTCGTCGTGGGGCCGGCGCTGCTCGTGCTGGCGCTCGGCTTCTTCGCGGCCTGCTGTGTGTGTAGCCGCCGCCGCGGCCGCGCGCCCCGTTCGCGCTCGGCGGGCGCTGGGAGTCCCGGccagggcggcggcggcggcgggcgcgtgGCGCTGGAGATGGAGAGCAGCGAGCGCACGGCGCAGGACACCACGGCCGTGCAGCTGAGCCCCGCCGCCTCGGACGCGTCGTCCGGCCGCTCCAGCCCGGGCCCCGGGCCCTTCGCCCTGGACGCCCCCGCGCCCGCTGCAATCTACGCGCCGCGCGCCGACGGGGTCCGGCTCGACCTGCCCCGGGAGCGCGTCGCCCCCTAG